The genomic DNA CTGCCGGAACTTCCACCAGTGCTGCCGCCCATGCCGCTCGACCCCCCGCTGGTGCTTCCGCTAAAGCTTCCGCCCGTCTCCCCACCGGAGGTTCCACCCATGCTGCCCGAGCTTCCACCTGTCGCTCCACCCGAACTTCCGCCGCTGCCGCTGCTGGTGCCTGTATCCGAGCCGCTGCTGCCGCCTGTGCCCGAACCACCGCCACCGCCTCCTTTAGTACATCCTGCATTAAATGCAAGCCCGGAGAGGGCGAGCATTGCTGCTGCCGTAAGAAGTGATTTTCTGAAGCTTGCCATCTCTTCCTCCTCTTGTTTGTTGTTTTGTGTGCACTCCCGGAGAAGCGCCCGGCTGCTCCCGTCGCAACCGACAGGACCGGATTTCACCCACCTGCCGCAGGGAATTCAGATTCCACGGCAGCGGGAACAAGAGCTCATGCAAAAAATTGCTTCATATCCGCCGGGAGTTGGGAAAGTATGTCGTCCCATTCCCCGTCGCTCACAGCCTTGTGCAACACTCCGATCACACCTTTTACGTGGGATTTGGCTACATTCGGTTCCGTCCCTTCCCGACGCGCCACCCGCTCTACGAACTCGTCGAGGCCGAATTCGTAGCGTCGATCGCTCTGCTTCAGGTATTGTCCCAGTTCGCGGGGAAGCTGTGATGCCACATCCTTTTTCTCCCCTTCGTCGAGACGCTCCCCAAGTGTCTGCAGCGTAGCCTGGGTAGCGATGAGAGCAGCGTCCTTTGACCCGAAGCCGATCTTCATCTGCACCTCTTTGATAAACTGGTCATATTTCATGGCTTTCACCCTTTTTGTTCAACTGATTTATAAACTATTCTAATAGAGATTCTAACAGCAGGGGTGGGGCTGTCAACCGACAGGGCCTGACGCAGCGCGGCCGGAAGCCGAAACGAAGAGCAACCGGAATGGGGCGGAAGTTATTAAAGCGTCGGCACCGACTCAAACCCGGTACTAATGAAAGGAGGTGAGATTAAAGATTAATGCGAGTTGTTTCCGGTCTGAAAAAAAGAAAGACACCGTACCTGCGGCACGGTGTCCCATTGCATCCACATCTCATGCCGGCTCAGCAGGGGTGAACGACTGCAGCGCCGACAACTTTCGGAGTAACGTACTTCTTCTTCATGTTAGCCTCCTTCCCCTGCGGGTTCTAGCAACGCTAGTGTACTTATTTTTGCAAAAAACTCCATTAAAAAATGAATATTAACTAAGAAAATAGATCAGTAGCCGCGATCTACTCTGCAGCTACCGGTCCCCACAAGTGCGAGGGAACCGGATGGCAGTAGAGTCTCTTTCGACTCACGCCTGCTTACAGAGAGCTGTGACAGCTTTCGCAATCGACGGCAGTATCGTTCCAGTTGACCTGTTTGCCCATATGGCAGGCGATATTTGAGCAGCTGCCTGCATTCCACATGGGATTCGACAGAGCCAGCTTCGAGGTATCGAATGACGTGGCGCCGGCTTTGTAGTTCCCCCCGTTCCGCGTCCAGTATCCGCCGGCTGCGGTATAACTTGCGAAGGAAGCGGGCCTGAGCTGCGCCTTGGACACCACCGTGGTCCCGGGGAAAGCGATATCGACCCTGCCGTTTACATGGGTTCCACGGTTGGCGATCTGGGCAAAATCGGATCCGGCACTGTGACAGCTGTTGCAGGCCGTATTCCTGTCGTTGCGCGAATAGGTAACCGTAGCATTGTGGCAGGTGTTGCAGTTAATGGTAGTGGCTTGCGCAGCGACACCGTGGCTTACGTTGCCGCCGCTTCCGGCTGAGAGTTTGCCGATCCCGCCGCTGAAGATGTCACCTGCATGAATACCGACCACGTGGGCGGAATGCGCAGCAGACCCGGCAATCGTGCCGTTCGGGGAGTTGCCGTGGCAATTCGAGCAGCGGTCGCCGGTGAAGCTCCCCTCGTACCATTCAGGTGTGACCGCATATACCGGGGTACCTGCATAGCCGTTACTGTGGCAATAGACATTGAGACAGACTACCCTGCTACCAGGTACGGAAGTAGGATCGGTCCCCCCGGCTACTCCGGCAACACCAAAGGTTGTGATGGTGGACCTGTTCTTGCTGCGCAGCAGGCTCACGGACTGGCCGGGAACTGTCGGCCGGAAATCGAGCAGCACCTGACCTCTGGCATGGTTGGCATTTACGAGCGGGTGGCAGTTTGAGCAGCCGAACTGGTACTTTCCGGTTGCGTCGCTGCCGTACGAATGGTTCCCCGTATAGGTGTAGAATCGGGGCATCGCTCCTGAGAGGTGCTTGTTGTGCGCCCCCTTGAGGCTGGAGGCGGGGTGGCAAAGATCGCAATTACCCGGCTGTCCCCACTGGGCGGAGCGGCCGGCATGGCAGGAGATATTGTTGCAGGTTTTTCCGGCTGCCCACTCGGCGGTGCCTCCGGTCTTGGCGGGGTTGAAACTGACGTCGATGGTTCCGTCGATGTGCCGAGTGGAGCCGCTGGCGATGCCGATTCCGGTCGTGGTGGTCAGCGTGTGGCAGGCATCGCAGGAGGATGCCCCTGCACTCCCCACATGTTTCCGGTGGCTGTTGGCCGTGGGTGTCCCGGCATTTCCGGTAACATAGTTAGGCTCACCGGCAACGCTGTCGAAATCAGCCCCCTGGGCAACGGTCTTCGCACCGTGGCACCCCTTGCAATCATTTATGGCTGCACCTGAAATCCAGCTCCCCGGATTGGCGGCAGTACCTTTACCGTCGCTGTGGCAGTACACATTGGAGCAATCCTTCCCGTTCCGGCCCGCCTTCGCGCCGGAGTAATCAGCGAAGCGGTTTATATGTTTTGTGCGGACAGTAACAACAGTGTCGCTGGCGGCTCCGACAGTTTTGGCGTGGCAGTCGCCACACTTGAAGTTGCTGCCCAGATAGGAGCCGTTGTTAACGTGCTGATCGTGCTTACCGGAAAGCGTACCTGTCAGTGCCCCGCCGTGACAGCCGGTACAGTCGGCCGGCATGGGGCCACTACCCCAGACTACCGACCGATAGGTCGGAGGGGCCTGGCCGTCACTGTGGCAGTAAACGTTGAGGCAGGCGCCTGGCGCAGTACCGGCAGCCTTCTTGTATGTAGTCCCCGAGGCGGCCGCACCGTTGTATGTACCCCCCACGGCTGTGGTGGAATTCTTGAACCTTATGGTCACGAACCTGTCCACATGGTCCGGGCGGCTCTTGATGGACGTATTGTTGGAGACGGTGGCAGCATGGCATGTGGCACAGGCTATGTCGTTGCTGATTGTCGAACTGAGATGCCGGGCGTGGCCGTATCCGCCTGCCGGTGAGTTCATCGGATTTCCGGATGCCGCATCACTCTTGTGGCAACCGGTGCAGTTAAGGGAGCCGTTCCCCCATGTTGCCGTCTGAACCGGTGCATTGTATGGTGCAGCACCTTTGTCGCCGGGGCTGTGGCAGTAGAGATTGGTACAGGACCCGAATACACGGGAAGCGCTCTGGCTGGGCAGGAAGTTGAGTCCGCTCCCCGAGTAGTTCCCTTCCGACGTAACCTTTATTCCACGGCTGCCGGCCGAAGTTGCATGGGAGAACTGGAGTGCGGAATGGTCGGGATGGCACTTGGCGCAACCTCCGAGAGCGGGATAGTAGAGGTTGTGCTTGCCGTGGCCGAGAGAAGAACCGGGTATCGTATGGCAGCCGGAACAGTCGGCGGTTGTATCGTACGGAGTGCGCCCCCATACCGGGGTCACGCGCTCAAAGTGGCAGTTGACATTGCTGCAGGTCCCCAGAGTGGGAACTGATGTCTGGTTCTTGAAGGAAACGGCACCGGAGCCGATTTTGTATTGGCCGGTAGCCGGGGAATTATTTATCGAGGCGCGGAAGCCGATGCCGCCATCCATATGGCTCGTGGTAAAGCCGTTTACGACATGGCATCGGGCGCAGTCTGAGACGGTAGCAGAACCCGCCGGCTCATGGGTTTGATGGTTTCCGGAAAAACCGCCGGTCATCGGGTTGCGGTCCGGTGAGTCGATCGGCGACATCCCATGGCAGGAACTGCAGGTCATGTTGTACTGGGGCCCCGCTTCGGCCAGGCTGCAGAAAACGAACGTCAGCGCCACCGGTAAAAACCAGAGGGTAACAAGAGGCTTCAGACGTCCCACCCTGTATGCCTTTTCCATTGTCAACTCCCTTTAAACGGGGACTCCATGAGTCCCACATCCAGAATTTCATATCACTTCAAGCTCTTTCGAGCGTCCAGGGGTCCCC from Geobacter sp. DSM 9736 includes the following:
- a CDS encoding DUF2267 domain-containing protein; protein product: MKYDQFIKEVQMKIGFGSKDAALIATQATLQTLGERLDEGEKKDVASQLPRELGQYLKQSDRRYEFGLDEFVERVARREGTEPNVAKSHVKGVIGVLHKAVSDGEWDDILSQLPADMKQFFA
- a CDS encoding CxxxxCH/CxxCH domain-containing protein; the encoded protein is MEKAYRVGRLKPLVTLWFLPVALTFVFCSLAEAGPQYNMTCSSCHGMSPIDSPDRNPMTGGFSGNHQTHEPAGSATVSDCARCHVVNGFTTSHMDGGIGFRASINNSPATGQYKIGSGAVSFKNQTSVPTLGTCSNVNCHFERVTPVWGRTPYDTTADCSGCHTIPGSSLGHGKHNLYYPALGGCAKCHPDHSALQFSHATSAGSRGIKVTSEGNYSGSGLNFLPSQSASRVFGSCTNLYCHSPGDKGAAPYNAPVQTATWGNGSLNCTGCHKSDAASGNPMNSPAGGYGHARHLSSTISNDIACATCHAATVSNNTSIKSRPDHVDRFVTIRFKNSTTAVGGTYNGAAASGTTYKKAAGTAPGACLNVYCHSDGQAPPTYRSVVWGSGPMPADCTGCHGGALTGTLSGKHDQHVNNGSYLGSNFKCGDCHAKTVGAASDTVVTVRTKHINRFADYSGAKAGRNGKDCSNVYCHSDGKGTAANPGSWISGAAINDCKGCHGAKTVAQGADFDSVAGEPNYVTGNAGTPTANSHRKHVGSAGASSCDACHTLTTTTGIGIASGSTRHIDGTIDVSFNPAKTGGTAEWAAGKTCNNISCHAGRSAQWGQPGNCDLCHPASSLKGAHNKHLSGAMPRFYTYTGNHSYGSDATGKYQFGCSNCHPLVNANHARGQVLLDFRPTVPGQSVSLLRSKNRSTITTFGVAGVAGGTDPTSVPGSRVVCLNVYCHSNGYAGTPVYAVTPEWYEGSFTGDRCSNCHGNSPNGTIAGSAAHSAHVVGIHAGDIFSGGIGKLSAGSGGNVSHGVAAQATTINCNTCHNATVTYSRNDRNTACNSCHSAGSDFAQIANRGTHVNGRVDIAFPGTTVVSKAQLRPASFASYTAAGGYWTRNGGNYKAGATSFDTSKLALSNPMWNAGSCSNIACHMGKQVNWNDTAVDCESCHSSL